aatacacacacacacacacacacacacaaacaaacacaaatacacgcTTCTACTCTGACTCACCAGGGAGCTGGTGTAGGTGGGGTCTGAAGGGTCATCCTCGAGGAAACGAGATAGGCCGAAATCAGACACCTTACACACCAGATTACTGTTGACCAAGATGTTACGGGCAGCCAGGTCTCTGTGCACGTAGTTCATGTCTGACAGGTACTTCATGCCTGCTGCGATACCACGCAGCATGCCAACCAGCTGGATCACTGTGAACTGCCCGTCATTGAGCTGgcaaaggaagagagagaatgacAAGGATAGATTGGATTGTAGATCAAGGTTGCATGTTTAAAGGGATATATGCTTGTCTccttttttacctttatttgtCCTACCTGCCTTTCTTTTTTCAATGTCTCTTACAGATTGTTCTTTGCATATGTCCTCTTGCCTGCATGTTTCATCTCCTATCACTTCACACTGTAACTGTTTTCTCTTTTCTACCTATCCATCCTGTATTCCTCCCTTCCCCTTTCTCTGGCAGACAATGTATGATGTGACTTTGAGGCAGTGATTCATTGTAGACTGAGCTCTTTGTAAATGTCACCAATCACCTGAATGCAGCATTTGTCAGATAACCATTGTGGGCTCTGCAGCAGAGCTTAAGAAGACCCTTTATGGCTCAGAAGAAAGTGAGATATCAAAAAGCAAGATCAAGCAGATTTTGGTGGGCTTATTTGCAAGATAGTGTTGCATTGCATTATTGATAAAAATCACAGATACATGTTTTATAGGGAGTAGCTATTATTAGATCTATTcttgtgtgtaatgtgtttgcGTGTGCCATTTTTCTTCGTCTCACCCTTAGGAAAGAGTCCAGGGCTCCATTCTCCATGAACTCGGTCACAATCATCACTGGCCGACTCTTGGTGACCACACCTTCCAGACGGATAATGTTGGGGTGGTCGAACTGGCCCATGATGGAAGCCTCAGACAGGAAGTCTCGCCTCTGGCGGTCAGTGTAGCCCACCTTGAGAGTTTTGATGGCTACGATGATCTCCCGGCGCCCAGGTAGCTTGAGGCGACCGCGACACACCTCCCCAAACTCTCCTGCGAGAGCCCACGTGAGCCAGTCAGAGAAACGGAGAAAAGGgaataaaaggggagagagagagagagaaagagggagggtaGAGCGGCATCAGGGAAGAGTGGAGGAGAGTGGGGGAAAAGAGGGGAGAGGGGACAGTTAACTGGTTAGAACCAAGGAGCCAGGAGGGTAGCAGGTGGGACAAGGGGAACTGCAAGAGAAGCCAGGACTCTAGGCCAATGTCAAGGGATGGTGGTGATGGGGGAGCATACAATGACTGTGTGCTGTTAAGCTACGGATTAAAAGAAACAGCATGATGAGTATGAGACATGATGGCGAAATGTGAGAAGATGTAGAGTTGAAAAAAGCGCATgttgaaatgtaaaacaaatggCAAAGCAGGGtgatgagagagtgagagctgAGGGACAGAGGAGGAATGGGGCAAGGATCGGGGcgggtgggtggggggtgggggttggggtgCTAAGCTTCAGGGTGGCTGGAGAAGCGGGCACAGGGGGAAGAGATAGGTGGAGACAGAAGCTTGGGGGTTCTTGAGGTGGTGGATGCTTTCCGTTTAGAGTCTACACCAAGCGTGTGCAAGAATGCAAGAGAAACAAGGTGAATGGAGCGATGTGGGGGAAGTCAGGGGAGAGAGGGGCAGGGATGGAGGAATGGAGGGATGGATTGAGgaagggggagaggagaggagggggacaGGGAAGACAGGGTTTGAGGGTTCGTCACTTTTAAGGCGAATGCTGGGAAGCGACGGGTTTCAAGTAGTAGCCTCAGAAGTAGAAGAGCTGtcgtagcagtagcagtagcagtagtaaTGGTAGTAGCAGAAGCAGTAGTAAGGACTCCCATCTCTGACATCACGTCCTCCATTTTGGTTCAGATATAATGCTAAGAAAAACTCAACCTCAATCGGCACAGTCCTGCAGCTTTTGAGCAGAGATATTACTATCaaatatattaaatacataaaatattttACTATCTACAACATCAAGTGTTAGGGAGGGGTTCTAAAAGGTGGGGACACAACCACATAATGCTAGGACAAGGGGTTAAATATAGTGATCCAGTAGAAGCACCCTTAAATAAAGATATTCTATAGACACTTAAAAAGAGGGCAGGGTCAGAGACGGACAATCCTGGAGAagaaacattttaatatctTATGCCCCATCCAGACGGGATAAATATTTCAGGGGGATGCGAGAGATAAATATTAGCCATGCACCTTGGTAACAGGAATTGCTTTATACAACACCAGGCATCCTCAGGCGACTATACATAAAACAATTTAACGTAAGGTGGACATAAACTATTTGATAAGCCTGTAGGGTCAGATCGGCTTCCAATAACAACTGTATGTCGGTAACCAAGTAATGGGTTTGTGTAAAATTCTTTCATTACACCTCTCAGAACTTAAACGCCGGTGACTGCTGAAATTTAAAAATGGGAAACTGGGAAATGCATGTGCAAATACTCGAgttacatttaaacacacagcaTGTCTATCTGTACAGAACGTGAAAAAAATGGGGGGCCAATAAGTGTGCCAAAAAAACCAATAGGGATGTAATTAATACTGGAAGAGATATGAGAAAAACCACACACATGCGCTCGGACAGGATTAACTCCACTAGAGAAATAAATCCTGTCTGTATGGGGCTGTAGTCTTGCATTGTGCAAAAGCTGCTTCAGTTAGAATCAAGAATATTTTTTAATCGTTTAGAAAAGAAATTTAGAAAGCATCGAGCATTCCAGGATTGGGCTCCATTTTAAGAACACGGGTGAAATGATAATCCACCACACATAAAGGTATTACAGGTACACTAAATGCACATGGCATGGTAAACAACATAAGGGTGCTAGGACTGTGAGTAACGCTAACTTAAAGAGGACATACTGTAGCTTGTAATGCTTTAAAACATCTGTAATACAGGAAAGGGGTTCCTAAGAGATGGCGAGTGTGGGAGGGGAAGGAGCAAGGAGAGGGCTAGCGATGAATTGAGTGAAAGTACCGCTTGGTGTGAAGTCCTCTAACGGTATGGCCTGGAGGTGACTAGCAGTCTTCCCCCTGTAGCTCAGGAGCTTTGGTGGGTTACCTGCGCCAATGACCTCCTCGATCTTCACGCAGGAGACGTCGATCTCCTTGGCAAACTCGCGCACAGCCTCGTTGGGGTCCTCATAGGTGAAGGGGTCAATGTAGACTTTCATTCCCGGCGTTACTATAGGGGATTCAGTGGCAAGAACAGGAAAGTGAATCTATGACGTCAAACTAAATTTCAACACTATGTAAAGTtatataaacatattctttatcaACCAAGTATAGATCAAAGCAAGATCATTTATAATACTTTATTGCTTCACTAGATGATCAAGCCAATTTATGTTATGTGAGCTATTCTTTAGTGGTTGGGGATGCTCAGTCATTGCTAAGTAATAATGGCTGAGCAGAAGTATAGGAATAATGCCGTTGAAATTTGAATAATGCAAAAAGGAGGGGCATCTCAGCAAAGAGACTTACTGTACTGCTGCAGTTTCTCTGTGTATTCCGACTCTGAACCATTTCTCTGCTTTCTGTTGAGAAATATCAAAACACAAACTGAGTCACATGGGCTAAACACAGCAGGGTGCAAATACCAAAAAGGAACAAAGGCAGGAGGAGAAAACAGATACCTAATAATGTCTGCGGAGATGTAGCCACGCTACGTTGTGGCTTGGGGAAAATGTTTTGCCTTTTTGCATTGGAAGCAAAGGATATAATGTAGATAAAGATTGGATCAATGCCTTGTGGTAAAATGATTCAGACTTGGGGACTGTAACATGAGTTTTAACAAAAAGATATCGTACTATTGTCTGAAGCAGCAAGTGAAAGCCATTCACTCTCGGTACCCCCAAAATGAGCAGCCGAGACAAAAGCAAATTCAAACAGCAAGCTCAGCTGTCTCGCCTTTCTCGCCCTACAGACATTACATTGTTCATTTCAATTTAATCTGcctcttattttgtcttcatggactctctctctctcttgctgtcattctctctttccattttctctctttttctcttttacccATAGAACCATCCTCTTCCTGCACGTGTCCCTTCTGCACCGTAGGGAGGGGGGTGGGCACAACGAGGATGACAGAGCGAGGGGGCTGGGTTGTTGAAATTACATGTTAATGTGCTTCCTTTGTTGTCTAACCAGTAACCAGGGCAATAATACCCTATGCTGATTTGCATCTTATTTCAAATTCTAATTTGGTTCCGGAATATGCCGaagctctgtgttttgtgttattaCTATTTTGTCCTTCTTCTGTGGCAGTCGGAGCAGCGGCTAAGCCAAGACCCTGAGAGAGACACACTGTAGCGGTGTGAAAATAGAAGAGAGCGAAGATGCAAGAGGGAGAGGTGGGAGAGCAAGGGCGATTATTATTCAGTCTAGCGTGACCGATGCCCACGCTTGTCAGCCGATGCCTGAACTGGCTTGTGGAGTGAACCCAGTGGGTGCTAGTCAGTGGTGGGTGCCAACCatccacacatatatacacacatgcactgcattTGCTGCTTGACAAATGATTGGTATAAGGATAAACGAGTGTGGTTAGAACCCAGCTGATGCATTATCAGACTTTTTAAAAGGTGTGAGCAGCTGCTTGCATCTTCCCAGTCAATTGGGCCCAGCAGACAGGAGCGCATCTGTGTTCTTTGTGGTCGGGCAGACGCACAGTTGATTCTGAGTGTCAGGCCATGAGGACAGACCTATCAGGCCCAACAGCTGCTCTGCCATGCTGTGTCCAGTGAACAAAGTAAGATTTTGGCCAAAGCTGTTTACTATTCACAGATTCAGAAGGCTAATCTGGCATTCAGTGGCCTCACAGGTGGCACAGCAATCCGCTGAGACTGTTCTGGGGTGTTGTGGAGGACATGCAAACAAAGTTGACATTTGAAGCAATCtccgtttgtttttttcaacttgAAGGAAAAATATTTTCCACAAATGTTTCTGTAAGTCCTCACTGTTTGAACATATTCTGTCATAAATGAGTCAGTGTAGACGTGCTTTGCCATACATGCTCTTCTTTCACGTGTTCTGATTTTTTGAGAGGCCAGTAGAGGAGTTATATTCTGACCTGAGGCAGACGAGAGCGATGACCACAACTGCAATGATGAAGACCAAGGTGGCAGTGGCTGATCCCACGATGAGTGGCAGCTGCTCCTGCCATGACTTTGGAGGGTCGGCTTTAGGGGTCAAAGAGAAAAAATGGTTACTTGGAGAAGTTGACAAAAACATACACCTACACTAGCTGCAATCATTTGTATAGCTAAAGACTGTGCCACTGTGTGCTCTGCCGTAGTTCTTACAAATAGGCTTGTATGCTTCCCACGCCCACTTCAGAATTGTATGCTTACGTAGGTAACTATGCCCTTGTGTTCATAATGCTGTGTTAAGCAGAATGGAGAGCCAGCTGGGACTAATAAATGCATTTATGAAGACTGTAAGATAGACTATTCAGTTATTTTCTTTGTCTGCTTAGTGAGTAGGGGAGTGAGGCTGATACCTTGACTGATTGCTAGGAAATAGTAGATTTTCACCAAATCATAAGTCAGTTTCTCTACAAGGATTTCAGTATTTCTGCATGAAAAATAGGCACAGTAGCTTCTAGCTCTATAAGCTTTTGAGCCTCCATTATGTTCATAAGCTTATGCACAGCCCTATTATAAAAGTATTGCTGTTAAGCCGCAAATAACCCAATATATCCCTGGGTAATGAAGTAGGTATGGGAGTAACATACTTTGCAGGTTGGTGCTGAAGTCGGCTGGGCTGCTGTAACGACCATAACCGGCCACTGTTCGGGCACGGACCTGTATCACATAAGGTGTACCAGCCTTGAGACCTTCAATGCGGGCGTTGCTCCGTTGGGCAGTCATGGTATGGGCGATGGCCTCACCCTGATCctgcagagacaaagacagtCAGTGATGAAAACAATACCAAATACGTAGCAGCCCCCTGTATTGTCCCACTCATCACCCCCTCTCTGATGCTCTACCCTCCTTTACACGCTAATCTAACCATGCAAGTcggtaaaaaaataatatgcagacaagagtgagagagagagaaatgaagaGAGACAGTTTGTAGCTGGTGTGTTAATTCAACGGGAGGAGGACATGACAACAAACAGAGCAGATATACACTGAGTGCCTTTGTTCTCTCCCTGAGGCAGACCCAGTCACTACTCTCTGGGCCCCTGGAAAATACAGAAACTTTCTAATGCATGGATTGAGAGGGGACGGAGGATAAGAGGGAGGGCAAGAGGGAGAAATGGAATTAGGGGTAGAGAAAAGGGCAGAGCATAATAGAAATATGGGAAAGGATTGggaggagggaaagagagaaaaaggaaggaGGGATAGAGGGATGGGAAGAGGGGAATAAGTAGGGGAGGATCATCACACAAACTAAGATTGGAAATGGTGACTTGCCTCACTGTAACCATGTGTTTATCAGCAGAGGCATTGTTTTccacatttacagaaacacagaTGGAACAGAGACCATGCAAGTCAATGAAATTGGATTGAATTAGAGGCGTTGACTTACATTGCTGCTTACCTTCTCATGGTACTTAATCTCATAATCCAGAATGATTCCGTTGGGTTTCTCTGGAGGCAGCCAGGACAGGCTCATGGTGCTCGCTGTGGCCGCCATCAGGTGAACTGTGGGCACTGCAGACGGAGCTACACAgggcaaaataaataaaggaaaatCTGCTTTATTTATCGTTTTCTATGTTATGTCTTTTCAAGTTCTATGCCCTTTGTATGTCCACAGAAGGCCAAATCCAAAGTCTTAGACTGTGGGCTTTGTGAAAAGCGTTGGCCAATAATTAGTATGCAGAACCATTCCCCGCTAATGCTCAAATTCTCCCTCCCAGAGTCCTCGGGGAGGAAGGACTGCAAAACTGATGGATAAGTCTCTGGTACATGCAGTTCTCTCTAACGTACACCAACTGTAGGCAAGCTTAAGGGcaagcacacatacagataaaGACTTTTCACTTTTAAGTTAACTGCATCCATGCTGAACTACTGCTGCACTTTTGCACTAAATTCTTGAAGaactgtttttctctgtttatcGTTTTTCAAGATAAAGAAATCCTATGTATTAAGCCTATGTTCTGTGCATACATTGTATTGCATACAGTTGCCACACTTAATTAACACTTTATAGACATAATTTATATAATGTGCACACAAATAGACATTCAATGCAttggtggacacacacacacacacacacacacagaggagcaTGAAACACACTGGCACTCCACCCACCTGAGCTTTTCATGCTTCTTTCACATGGGCCTATTAATGGCTAAGTTCTGTCTGCCTCCCTGTCTCTCGTCCTCTTTTCTAAGTTCAGGCTTGTTCTGTATCTCTGACTCACTCCCTTCTCTTAGTCTACTCCATTGCTTTTGTTTCATAACTGTCAATCTCCAGTCATGCCTTCTCTTCAAAAAATGAAGTTCTTCACTTTTTCCTACACTCACACAACCACATTCTTTAATTTCCCCTATCCTCTCCAGTGCAGACCTCCATCTccgctctctcagtctctctcccttccttttTTATCCCTAGCTTTTAGTTCTTTAATCCTCCCCCTTGCATTTCCTTTCTCCCTCTGCTGCCTGTGTATGTGGCCAGACATCCTTctgtttctctcactctctctctttgctcCCTAAACCTGCCCCCCTCCCCCATCCACCCAGGCCCACCACGTCTCTCTTTCACCCCCAGAAGACAATGCTTCCTAGGCAGATCCCCTAGCCAGGGGATTAGGGGCCCTCCTCCGGTAGAAGACGTTGAAGTAACCATGGAGGTGGCCCCTGGGGCTTATCACCACCCTAGTATTTATTTTGGTTCTTAAAAGGTGAATGCACATGCAGGGATGGTCTTTGGACTACACCAGGGGATAATCTGATCACAGTTGATGCTCTCTTGCCCCCTCCTTTCCCTTCGCTTATTTTTTTGCACTCAACTGACCCCAAGCACCCAAGAATGGACAGTGGTCCCTGTCAGCCCAGTGCCCATCCCCTTGTAAAACAATGAGGCCGTCACAAGGGGCCCTGTAGGGCCTTTGGGTCCTAGACCCACAAACAGAAGGCATTCCTAAAGCATCTTTTAGGAGCAGGAACACAAGGTTAGAGGTGAGAAGGACAAGGCCatggagaaagtgagagacgATGGAGGGGATGGGGGAGGAGCAAGGGCTAATCCTTGGTGTTTAAGTATGCAGATATAGCAAATTTAACATAGCGACTAAACACATCCAAGGCCCAAATGAAGAGCCCTTGAAGAACCTCAACAAAGAGACCAACCCACAAGAACTAGCATGTAAAGTAAGCTTAAGGTAAACCAAACACACCGAAATTGCCAAATTTCAGTAAGTAATTGCAAAAATCTACTTGCCTACCCACTTAGCAACCCACATACCTATCTACCTAGTAATACACAATAATTGACCCTGACAATAACAGCGTACATCTCAATGTTATGAGGAACCTTATCATACTGGTGCTTATCATTACTATCCTAAATTATTCCATACATAACATTACATCAGCTGGGTTTCAGTCttctgtaaacaaaaaaatgtatctcaGCACTGATTGCTACATTGGCCTAGTTACTGTTATTGCTGTGGGCTGTAGGAGTGGTGGGTTGGAAGCAGTGGGCAGCTAGAATACTGAGGGTTCAACACTTTGAATACATACTGCCTCGCTATTGCTATTTGCAGCGGTGTTAGTACAGAGCATGCTGTGGGTGTGTGAAAAAGGTCCCTTTCTAAGCTCATTCAGAAGAATGTCTTCCTTCTCAATCCCTGTTCAAAGGGAAAATATGTAACACACTCCTACATACATACAAGAAATTGATCTTTACTTCTTAAGCGCAGAACATATTCTCTGACattcttttgtgtctttttccaGACTTTAAAAGTTGGCAGTGCCTACAAGTTCAATATTGATCTTTGACAGGTAGCCACGAGGCTGCAGTTTCACCTACCAGCCTGATTTGTGGTGATGTTCACTGCAGAGAACTGAGGTGTGTAGGGGCTCTTGTTGGAAACACCGTTGACTGCCTGGATTTCAAAGCTGTactgtgtgtgggcttgtaggTTACGGACGGCAACGCGGCGCTGGGTCAGGCCCAGGTGGCGTGGCGAGATATCGACGTTGTCGTCACACCGTGAGCACATTCCTCGCTCAGGCAGACACTTCTTACAGATGACGTTGTAGAAGATGTCTTCACGGCCACCCAAGTCACGTGGGTCGCTCCATTCCAGCACGAGCGAGGTTTCGTTCACACTGGAGATGACACTGCGTGGTGCAGAAGGAATAGCTGCAAAAGGGAAGCACAGCGTGGATGAGATGAAGAAAATACATTTGGAATGAGAGAGAATTTAATACCCATGCACAATAGGTGTAAAGAAATTTGACAGTACAGAGACATACTGACAATAGACAGAGATTCATATTGTAAAACACAGTTTACATATcattatacacacatgcattcattaTTCCATAGCTGCTAGCAACACAATTCATAACCCAAGAATGTCCCTTGTGCTGTGGTATTAGTACATTTTTCATGCATTaactcaaacattttttttctttcacataacAACTGTCTGTCCCAAGagttcttaaaaaaaagaggacAGGAGTTCAAATTTGAATTGGATGTTCATTtccactgtgtgtctgtgtgtgaagtGCTGGGAGGAACGAGCGAGACAAACTATTGGCAGAGCCTTGGCAATTCTTATCCAATTACCGGAGCCTTATCTTTCACTGCACTGTGGGAGAACCAGCTCCCCACCCCATCAACAGAAAAAAGGATCTTCTCTCTTCACCAGTGAATGAATTAGCtcctacgtgtgtgtgtttgctcttAATGAAGGCACTACTAGACTAGAAAAATCCCTccgctgtctgtctgtaaagggATGGCAGCATCGAGAACAGATAGATTGAGAGTcgggggggggaggggttggATGATAACGTTTCGGATAACGTTGAGAAAGCAAGCAGACTTGTTTGCCATCCATTTGTCGTGGTGGGAACGTATTCCTGGGGGGTTTTATCAGCCATTGAGAGAACAATAAAACGAGGGAAGTTTGGGAGAACATTCAccacacattacatttttttttatggctaTCAATATTACTATTGCGGTCTGAATATGAGGTATTTCTGTCTGGTTTTCAGAAAGGAATGCAATAACATCATTTCAGTCTCATTTCAGTATTTAGTCAATTGAAAGCAGTCTTTACTTACTGGTACAGGGGGAGTCGGGAGAATCGGTGTCTGAGCGGTAGTAACCGTTTCGACAGGAGCAAACGCTGGATGCTCCTGAGCTGGCACGGCTGTTGGCTGGACAGGGCAAGCAGAAGCCGTCTCCCTGTTTGGACTTGAAGGTGCCAGGGCTGCAAGCTGATGGCAAAAGAGAATGGAGAAAGATAATTATTATAAGTAATAGTGTGGATTGTACATAACAATTTAAGGTAAAACTGTTTTTGCTACACTTGTATATTATGTTTGTGTGGGTCACATTTTCCAAATGGGCAGTAGGCCACTCTCATTCTGGAATAAAAACACTACATGTTATTGGTAACACCGTTCCAGCTCACTAAAACAGCCTATTTGATGTATTTAgcatgtgtttgtttatgtacatgtgtgcacatgcacatgatTTGTTTTCATCCCCACATGTTCCCTTTTCCCCATATGAAGTGTGAATCTTCGGCAAACTATAGTGGGGAAGGAGAGGGAGTTTTGAGCAGCATGTAGCTGTTTGCATAAACCCATGCTCACACAATGAGACTGTCAACCCAAATTACATACACGACCTTCAGAGCCAAAATGTTGGCATGGTGCTTTTATCTGAATTCAGTATTTTATCAAATGCATATAAACAGAACACAGAAaatcagagagacacacatgctGAGGTGTACACAAACATGGGTCTGTGCAAAACTGcacacaaaagacacacacacacacacacacacacacacacacacacacacacacacacacacacacacacacacaaacacacaaacttttGTTTGCATTATTTTATCCTTGAGATCACTTCCTTTACAGACCTACAAAACTTCCTTCA
This sequence is a window from Sander lucioperca isolate FBNREF2018 chromosome 11, SLUC_FBN_1.2, whole genome shotgun sequence. Protein-coding genes within it:
- the LOC116055284 gene encoding ephrin type-B receptor 3 isoform X2, with amino-acid sequence MTMDYFLLLCSLLLPVVSTVEETLMDTKWATTELAWTAHPETGWEEVSGYDDAMNPIRTYQVCNVREVNQNNWLRSDFIPRKDVLRVYVEMKFTVRDCNSIPNIPGSCKETFNLFYYESDSDSATATSPFWMENPYVKVDTIAPDESFSMLESGRVNTKVRSFGPLSKAGFYLAFQDLGACMSLISVRVFYKKCSTTIANFAVFPETATGAEATSLVIAPGTCVPNGVEVSVPLKLYCNGDGEWMVPVGACTCSSGFEPAMKETQCQACSPGTFKSKQGDGFCLPCPANSRASSGASSVCSCRNGYYRSDTDSPDSPCTTIPSAPRSVISSVNETSLVLEWSDPRDLGGREDIFYNVICKKCLPERGMCSRCDDNVDISPRHLGLTQRRVAVRNLQAHTQYSFEIQAVNGVSNKSPYTPQFSAVNITTNQAAPSAVPTVHLMAATASTMSLSWLPPEKPNGIILDYEIKYHEKDQGEAIAHTMTAQRSNARIEGLKAGTPYVIQVRARTVAGYGRYSSPADFSTNLQTDPPKSWQEQLPLIVGSATATLVFIIAVVVIALVCLRKQRNGSESEYTEKLQQYKSPIVTPGMKVYIDPFTYEDPNEAVREFAKEIDVSCVKIEEVIGAGNPPKLLSYRGKTASHLQAIPLEDFTPSGEFGEVCRGRLKLPGRREIIVAIKTLKVGYTDRQRRDFLSEASIMGQFDHPNIIRLEGVVTKSRPVMIVTEFMENGALDSFLRLNDGQFTVIQLVGMLRGIAAGMKYLSDMNYVHRDLAARNILVNSNLVCKVSDFGLSRFLEDDPSDPTYTSSLYFMLTYSFAYPQGGKIPIRWTAPEAIAYRKFTSASDVWSYGIVMWEVMSYGERPYWDMSNQDVINAVEQDYRLPPPMDCPTALHQLMLDCWVKERNLRPKFTQIVATLDKLIRNAASLKVVTNSTQSTGVSQPLLDRCVPDYTTFTTVGDWLDAIKMSRYRDNFVNAGFASFDLVAQMTAEDLLRIGVTLAGHQKKILGSIQDMRLQMNQTLPVQV
- the LOC116055284 gene encoding ephrin type-B receptor 3 isoform X6; amino-acid sequence: MTMDYFLLLCSLLLPVVSTVEETLMDTKWATTELAWTAHPETGWEEVSGYDDAMNPIRTYQVCNVREVNQNNWLRSDFIPRKDVLRVYVEMKFTVRDCNSIPNIPGSCKETFNLFYYESDSDSATATSPFWMENPYVKVDTIAPDESFSMLESGRVNTKVRSFGPLSKAGFYLAFQDLGACMSLISVRVFYKKCSTTIANFAVFPETATGAEATSLVIAPGTCVPNGVEVSVPLKLYCNGDGEWMVPVGACTCSSGFEPAMKETQCQACSPGTFKSKQGDGFCLPCPANSRASSGASSVCSCRNGYYRSDTDSPDSPCTTIPSAPRSVISSVNETSLVLEWSDPRDLGGREDIFYNVICKKCLPERGMCSRCDDNVDISPRHLGLTQRRVAVRNLQAHTQYSFEIQAVNGVSNKSPYTPQFSAVNITTNQAAPSAVPTVHLMAATASTMSLSWLPPEKPNGIILDYEIKYHEKVSSNDQGEAIAHTMTAQRSNARIEGLKAGTPYVIQVRARTVAGYGRYSSPADFSTNLQTDPPKSWQEQLPLIVGSATATLVFIIAVVVIALVCLRKQRNGSESEYTEKLQQYITPGMKVYIDPFTYEDPNEAVREFAKEIDVSCVKIEEVIGAGEFGEVCRGRLKLPGRREIIVAIKTLKVGYTDRQRRDFLSEASIMGQFDHPNIIRLEGVVTKSRPVMIVTEFMENGALDSFLRLNDGQFTVIQLVGMLRGIAAGMKYLSDMNYVHRDLAARNILVNSNLVCKVSDFGLSRFLEDDPSDPTYTSSLYFMLTYSFAYPQGGKIPIRWTAPEAIAYRKFTSASDVWSYGIVMWEVMSYGERPYWDMSNQDVINAVEQDYRLPPPMDCPTALHQLMLDCWVKERNLRPKFTQIVATLDKLIRNAASLKVVTNSTQSTGVSQPLLDRCVPDYTTFTTVGDWLDAIKMSRYRDNFVNAGFASFDLVAQMTAEDLLRIGVTLAGHQKKILGSIQDMRLQMNQTLPVQV
- the LOC116055284 gene encoding ephrin type-B receptor 3 isoform X4; translation: MTMDYFLLLCSLLLPVVSTVEETLMDTKWATTELAWTAHPETGWEEVSGYDDAMNPIRTYQVCNVREVNQNNWLRSDFIPRKDVLRVYVEMKFTVRDCNSIPNIPGSCKETFNLFYYESDSDSATATSPFWMENPYVKVDTIAPDESFSMLESGRVNTKVRSFGPLSKAGFYLAFQDLGACMSLISVRVFYKKCSTTIANFAVFPETATGAEATSLVIAPGTCVPNGVEVSVPLKLYCNGDGEWMVPVGACTCSSGFEPAMKETQCQACSPGTFKSKQGDGFCLPCPANSRASSGASSVCSCRNGYYRSDTDSPDSPCTTIPSAPRSVISSVNETSLVLEWSDPRDLGGREDIFYNVICKKCLPERGMCSRCDDNVDISPRHLGLTQRRVAVRNLQAHTQYSFEIQAVNGVSNKSPYTPQFSAVNITTNQAAPSAVPTVHLMAATASTMSLSWLPPEKPNGIILDYEIKYHEKVSSNDQGEAIAHTMTAQRSNARIEGLKAGTPYVIQVRARTVAGYGRYSSPADFSTNLQTDPPKSWQEQLPLIVGSATATLVFIIAVVVIALVCLRKQRNGSESEYTEKLQQYKSPIVTPGMKVYIDPFTYEDPNEAVREFAKEIDVSCVKIEEVIGAGNPPKLLSYRGKTASHLQAIPLEDFTPSGEFGEVCRGRLKLPGRREIIVAIKTLKVGYTDRQRRDFLSEASIMGQFDHPNIIRLEGVVTKSRPVMIVTEFMENGALDSFLRLNDGQFTVIQLVGMLRGIAAGMKYLSDMNYVHRDLAARNILVNSNLVCKVSDFGLSRFLEDDPSDPTYTSSLGGKIPIRWTAPEAIAYRKFTSASDVWSYGIVMWEVMSYGERPYWDMSNQDVINAVEQDYRLPPPMDCPTALHQLMLDCWVKERNLRPKFTQIVATLDKLIRNAASLKVVTNSTQSTGVSQPLLDRCVPDYTTFTTVGDWLDAIKMSRYRDNFVNAGFASFDLVAQMTAEDLLRIGVTLAGHQKKILGSIQDMRLQMNQTLPVQV
- the LOC116055284 gene encoding ephrin type-B receptor 3 isoform X11; translated protein: MTMDYFLLLCSLLLPVVSTVEETLMDTKWATTELAWTAHPETGWEEVSGYDDAMNPIRTYQVCNVREVNQNNWLRSDFIPRKDVLRVYVEMKFTVRDCNSIPNIPGSCKETFNLFYYESDSDSATATSPFWMENPYVKVDTIAPDESFSMLESGRVNTKVRSFGPLSKAGFYLAFQDLGACMSLISVRVFYKKCSTTIANFAVFPETATGAEATSLVIAPGTCVPNGVEVSVPLKLYCNGDGEWMVPVGACTCSSGFEPAMKETQCQACSPGTFKSKQGDGFCLPCPANSRASSGASSVCSCRNGYYRSDTDSPDSPCTTIPSAPRSVISSVNETSLVLEWSDPRDLGGREDIFYNVICKKCLPERGMCSRCDDNVDISPRHLGLTQRRVAVRNLQAHTQYSFEIQAVNGVSNKSPYTPQFSAVNITTNQAAPSAVPTVHLMAATASTMSLSWLPPEKPNGIILDYEIKYHEKVSSNDQGEAIAHTMTAQRSNARIEGLKAGTPYVIQVRARTVAGYGRYSSPADFSTNLQTDPPKSWQEQLPLIVGSATATLVFIIAVVVIALVCLRKQRNGSESEYTEKLQQYITPGMKVYIDPFTYEDPNEAVREFAKEIDVSCVKIEEVIGAGEFGEVCRGRLKLPGRREIIVAIKTLKVGYTDRQRRDFLSEASIMGQFDHPNIIRLEGVVTKSRPVMIVTEFMENGALDSFLRLNDGQFTVIQLVGMLRGIAAGMKYLSDMNYVHRDLAARNILVNSNLVCKVSDFGLSRFLEDDPSDPTYTSSLGGKIPIRWTAPEAIAYRKFTSASDVWSYGIVMWEVMSYGERPYWDMSNQDVINAVEQDYRLPPPMDCPTALHQLMLDCWVKERNLRPKFTQIVATLDKLIRNAASLKVVTNSTQSTGDLLRIGVTLAGHQKKILGSIQDMRLQMNQTLPVQV